TGCGCGCGGACACCACCGCCGAGGGGCTCGCCGCGCTGCGCCCCGCGTTCGCCGCGGACGGCACCATCACCGCGGGCTCGGCCTCGCAGATCTCCGATGGCGCCGCGGCCGTGGTGGTGGCCAGCAAGGCCAAGGCCGAGGAACTGGGAATCACCCCGCTGGCCGAGATCGGCGCGCACGGGGTGGTCGCCGGGCCGGACGCCAGCCTGCACGAGCAGCCCGCGAACGCGGTGCGGGCCGCGCTGGGCAAGGCGAAGCTGGAGCCGAGCGCGCTGGACCTCGTGGAGATCAACGAGGCGTTCGCCGCGGTCGGGCTGGTCTCCACCAGGGAGCTCGGCGTCGACCCGGAACTGGTCAACGTGAACGGGGGAGCGATCGCCCTCGGCCACCCGATCGGCGCCTCCGGGGCCCGGCTGGCCGTGCACCTTGCCTACGAGCTGCGCAGGCGTGGCGGCGGCCTTGGCGCTGCGGCCCTGTGCGGCGGCGGTGGCCAGGGTGACGCGCTGCTGCTCAGCGTGCCGAAGAACTGACCCCGTGCCGGTTCCGCTCGACGTCGAGGGACTGGTCGGCCAGGCCACCGAAGGCAGCCCGCGCGCCGTTGCCCGGCTGATCTCGCTGGTCGAGGACGCGCATCCGCAACTGCGCGAGGTCGCGCGGGCCCTGGTGCCGCACACCGGGCGGGCGCAGCTGGTCGGGCTCACCGGTCCGCCGGGGGTTGGCAAGTCCACCACCACCTCGATGTTGATCTCCGCGCTGCGCGCGCAGGGCAAGCGGGTGGGTGTGCTCGCGATCGACCCCTCCTCGCCGTTCTCCGGCGGCGCCCTGCTCGGGGACCGGGTCCGGATGGCCGAGCACGCCACCGACGGCGGGGTGTTCATCCGCTCGATGGCCACCCGCGGGCACCTTGGCGGGCTGTCCTGGGCGACCCCGCAGGCGGTGCGCGTACTGGACGCGGCGGGGTTCGACATCGTGCTGATCGAGACCGTCGGGGTCGGACAGTCCGAAGTGGACGTCGTGCGGCTCGCGGACACCACGGTGGTGCTGCTCGCGCCGGGGATGGGAGACGGGATCCAGGCGGCCAAGGCAGGTGTGCTGGAGATCGCCGATGTGTTCGTGGTGAACAAGGCCGACCGCGATGGCGCCGACACCACCGTGCGCGAGCTGAAGCAGATGATCGCGATGAGCAGGCGGGAGGTGCCAGGACACTCCTGGCGCCAGCCGATCCTGCGCACGGTGGCCGCCAGGGGTGAGGGGGCCGCCGAGGTGACCGGCGCACTGGCCGAACACCGCGAGTGGCTGGACTCGCGCGGTGAACTGCACCGGCGGCGCGCCACCAGGGCCGCGGGCGAGATCGAGGCGATCGCGCTGCACGCCCTGCGCACCGAGCTGGGTGACCTGCACGGCGGCGACCTGCTTGCCGAACTGGCCGACCAGGTGGTCCGGGGCGGGCTCGACCCCTACGCTGCCGCCGACCGGCTCACCCACAATCTGCGCGGATAAACCCCAGCTCACCCGGCGTGTTTGCCGCCCACGCGCGCGTGTTTGCCCGCCACGCGCACGCGTTGGCTGTCCACATGCACGAGTTGGCCGTTCCCGTACGCCGCTCACCCGAACACCTCGGCCAGGGTGCCGAGCAGGGCGTCCACGGTCGGGCCGAAGGCGTGCTCGGCGGGGGCCGCGTAACCGAGGATGAGCCCCTGTGGGTGGTCGCCGGGACGCATCCAGTTCCAGCCCAGCGTCTCCAGCTCCAGCTCGTGCCTGCCGGCAGCCGCGCGTACCCGCTCCTCGTCCGGGCCGCCCGCGGGCAGCATCAGCACCAGGTGCAGGCCCGCGGGGATGCCGGTGGGCCGCAGGTATCCGGGAACGGCCGCCAGCAGGCGGTCGCGGCGGGCGCGGTAGCTCGCCCGTAGCCGTCGCACATGCTGGTCATAGCCGCCGGAGTCCAGCAGGTCGGCGAGAACCAGCTGGTCCAGCGCCGAAGGACGCCAGCCGGTGGCCGCCATCGCCGCCCGCACCGGCTCGACCAGCGCGCGGGGGAGGACCAGCCAGGCGAGCCGCAGCCCGGGGGCCAGCGTCTTGCTGGCCGTGCCCGCGTAGACGATCCGTTCCGGGGCCAGCGCCTGCATC
The sequence above is drawn from the Amycolatopsis aidingensis genome and encodes:
- the meaB gene encoding methylmalonyl Co-A mutase-associated GTPase MeaB codes for the protein MPVPLDVEGLVGQATEGSPRAVARLISLVEDAHPQLREVARALVPHTGRAQLVGLTGPPGVGKSTTTSMLISALRAQGKRVGVLAIDPSSPFSGGALLGDRVRMAEHATDGGVFIRSMATRGHLGGLSWATPQAVRVLDAAGFDIVLIETVGVGQSEVDVVRLADTTVVLLAPGMGDGIQAAKAGVLEIADVFVVNKADRDGADTTVRELKQMIAMSRREVPGHSWRQPILRTVAARGEGAAEVTGALAEHREWLDSRGELHRRRATRAAGEIEAIALHALRTELGDLHGGDLLAELADQVVRGGLDPYAAADRLTHNLRG